The following nucleotide sequence is from uncultured Roseateles sp..
GCCATAGCCGCCGTCGCGGCCCCGCTCGGCATCCACCGGCACACCCAGCTCCAGCAGATGGGCGATATAGCGCCGCACGGTCCGTGCATCGACACCGAGGCGGCGCGCCAGCTCGGGGCCGGCCAAGCGGGGGTGCGACTGCAGCAGCTCGAGCAGGGCGAGCACGCGACTGGTGGGCTTTTCCATGGTGTGGCGCAGTGTTGATACAGGGCGGATTCTGTCCTATATGGCTTCTAGACTGGCCGCCAACAAGCAACGCGGGAGCCCTCTGTGGAAGCCAGCAACAGTCTCTGGATCTATTTCGCCCTGACCCTTGGCGTGATCGCGCTGCCGGGCATGGACATGGCCTTTGTCGCGGGCAGCGCACTGACCGCCGGCGTGCGCGGCGGCCTGCTGGCGGTGGCCGGCATCGTGGTCGGCGGCATCATCCATGTGCTGGTCAATGTGAGCGGCGTGTCGGCGCTGCTGATGCTGTGGCCCGGCGCCTTCAATGCGCTGCTGCTGGGCGGCTCGGCCTATATGGCCTGGATAGGCTGGGGCATCCTGGCTTCGACCTTGAAGCCGGCCGTGGCGGGCAGTGCATCGGTGCCGCAGCGTCCACAGGGGCCAGCCTCGGCGATCTTCCTGCGCGGCGTGCTCAACTGCCTGCTCAATCCCAAGGCCTATGCCTTCATGCTGGCGGTGTTCCCGGCCTTTCTGCGCACGCCCGGCCGTGGCCTGGCGGAGCAGGCGGTGCTGCTCAGCGCCATCACCGCGGGCAACCAGATTGCCGTCTATGGCGCGATCGCCGTGGCCGCGGCAGGCGCTCAGCGCTGGGCCGGGCCGGGCAGGGACGCCCGGCGCTGGATCTCGGCTGCCGTCGGCGCCACGCTGATCGCGGCCGCCGTTTTCACCCTCGCCGGTGCCTGGCAACCGGCCTCCGCTCAAACCACTGAAGGACCGACCATGACCTCACCCTCAACGCCCGTCGCCGACGCCTCCCACGACTTCGATTTCCTGATCGGCAAATGGGATATCAGCAACCGCCGTCTGCTCAAGCAGCTGCAGGGCTCGAATGAGTGGGAGACCTTCAAGGCGACCAACCACGCCCACCTGCTGCCCGGCGGCATTGGCAACTACGACGAGTTCGTGCCGGTCGGCTGGCGGCCTGGGTTCGTGGGCATGTCGCTGCGGGTCTTCAATCCGCAGACTCAAGCGTGGAGCATCTTCTGGCTGACCAATCGCGATGGCGGCATCGATGCCAGGACCCATGGCCTGCAGCCACCCGTTGTCGGCCGCTTCGAGGGTGACACCGGCCTCTTCTACGGCGAGGAAGTGATGGACGGCCGGCTCACCGGCGTGCGCTTCGAATGGACGCGGTTGGGGCCCAACGCCGCCCGCTGGCAGCAGGCCTTCTCGGTCGACGGTGGCAAGAGCTGGGAGGTCAACTGGGTGATGGACCTGACGCGCCAACGGGCTGTGCAGTGAAAAGGCCAGGACTGCCGTGGGGCGAGACCTGGCCATGAAGCAGCCGCTCAAGCCCGCTGCGCGGGCTTGTCGCCCCCGATCAGGCGGCGTCGCCGGCCTTTCGACGGCGGTTCAGCAGGCCACCGATCAGGCCGACACCCAACAGCAGCTGAGCCCAGGTGGCGGGTTCAGGCACGGCGGCCACGCCGGGCATCTCGAAGATCTGCTTCGAGTCGACCGAGTATTTGCCACTGGCCAGCACATCGACGCTGGTGTTCCAACCCATCGCGTCGAAGGCGGCCAGATCGTTCTGGGTCACTTCGCCCATATCGCAGGAGCCTGAGGTCGGATCCATGATGCCCACGGCGCGGGTGCCGAGGATGCAGGTCGGGCTACCGGCGTCGACCGCGCCCAGATTGTCCTTCCAGTGCGAGGCCTGCTGGCCGTCACCGGTGTAGCGGCCGGTCGAGAAGAAGGCCGACTCCTGGTCGACGTCGGGCAGGTTGAACACATGCTTGCGATCGATCGAGAAGAAGGCGGTCTTGTTGGCGGCCCACATCAGTTGGTAGGTGCCGTCGCCGTTGACGGCATTGCCGTAGCGGAACAGATCCAGCGTGCTGCCCAGCGAGTCCTGCTCGAGATTGGCCTTGCCGTCGAGCAGGGACTGGGCGTACGGGCCCTGCTGGCCCTGGAATTTGCCGAAGCCGTAGAGGTCGAAATAGTCGGTGCCGCTGACGAAGCCCAGGGCATGGCCCAGTTCGTGCGTGGCCACGGCGGTGAAGTCGTACAGACCGTTGCCGATGCCGTTGCGCGGGTCGAAGTCAAAGCCGAAGTTGGAGCTGAAGTTGATCGTCGCGTCATACTTCTGAGCCGGGTTCAGGGCCGCACCGCTCAGGCCCAGCGCCTTGACGACGGACTGATTAGCATAGAGCACCTGGTTCAGATAGCCGTTCTTGTTGTTCAGCACGCTGCCCACGTCGGCGCTGTTGTTGTAGCCCCAGTGGTTGGCGACATCCTTGTACGGGTTCACGCGCATGGCCAGGCTGCCGTTGGCATTCAGCGGCGTCAGATTGGCGGTGGCGATGGCGTCCAGCGCGCTGGTGCCGGTGGTCTTCAGCGCATGGTAGGTATCGGCAACGCTCACGTCCTGCTTGTAGCTGGCCGTCGAGCCGAGCACACCGGTGGCCAGGGCCTTGAAGCCGATCTCGATATTGATCGTGACGTCGTTGGTCAGCGTCTTGTTCCAGTAGTTGGCGGCCTTCTGGAACGACAGCAGCGCGGCCGCGCCGTTCGCCGAGGAGGAGAAGCCTCCCGTCGTGTCGTGCAGCACGATGTTCAGCGCGCTGGCAGGCGCCACGCAGGCCAAGGCGGCCGCTGCCGCGACAATGTTCAAAAGGGTTGTTTTCTTCACTTCGACGCCTCTGTTTTGTTTGGCCAGCCACAGGGTCAGGACGGCTCAAACGGGTACTTGAAATGACGGGCAGACTCTTCTGGAGACTGCCGTCTGGGTGGCAAAGCTTAGGCAATAAGTCACGCTTTGATGACACCTGACCCCATTTTTTCGGGGGAGGTATTCACCCAAGTGCGGGGTTACGAATCTTGTGGCAGCGTGCCGGCCATGGCGCCGACAATCGCTGCGAATGCAGCATTCATGCGGCCTGGCGGCAGGATGGGTCTGGTACGCCTGAGATTTGGCGACCCCGTCGAACTTGGATTTGAGATTGTCCGCTGTCGATTTCTGTTATTTTCTTGACGCTGACGGCGCATGAAAAAGGCCAGGCCTCGCGCACGGCGAGGCCTGGCCTCAAATCGCCTGGCTTCGCAGCCAGGTCTGTCCGGCTGATCAGGCCTTGTCGCTGCCGATCTTGCGGCGACGCATCAGGCCCCCGACCACGCCGACGCCCAGCAGCAGCTGAGCCCAGGTGGCGGGTTCGGGCACGGCGACCACGGCCAGACCGTCCATCTTGTAGATGTCCGAGGTGTCCATGCTGTACTTCTTCTGCTGCAGCGCGTCGACGCTCAGGTTCCAGCCCATCGCGTCGAAGGCGGCCAGATCGTTCTGCGTGACCTTGCCATTGGCGCAGGGCGTACCCGTGGGGTCCATGATGCCGATGTCACGGCCGCCGAGGTAGCAACCCGGGTTGCCGGCATCCGGGAACAGGTCGGTGTCCTTCCAGTGCGAGGCTTGGCTGTGGTCGCCGTTGTAGGCGCCGGTCGAGAAGCTTGCCACCGACTGGTCGGCGCTACCGAAGTTGAACGGGTTCACGCCGTCGATGGAGAAGAACGCCCCCTTGTTGGCACCCCATTGCAGCTGCAGATGGCCATCCGGCGTGGCCGGGCTGGCGCCATAGCGGAACAGGTCCAGCACGCTGCCGATGGCGAAATCGTCGAGGCGCTTGCTGCCGAACGCACCCGACTCCAGCTGCGCCGCACCGGGGCCGCTGCCGCGGCCGAAGTAGTCAAAAGTGTCCGCGCCGCTGACGAAGCCCAGCGAATGACCCAGTTCATGGATGGCCACGGCGGTGAAGTCGTACTTGCCAGTGGCGGTGCCGTTGGTCGGGTTGTAGTCGAAGCCGAAGGTCGAGCTGAAGGTGATGGTGGCGTCGTACTTGGGGCCGGCCGGGTTGGCCAGACCCAGGGCCTTCTGCACCGAGGTGTTCACGTCCAGCACACGGTTGATGGCATCGTTGCCGCTGGTGTTGCGGCTGCCGATGGTGGTATCGACACCGATCTGGTTGGCCCCATCGGCATAGCCGTTGACGCGCATCTGCAGGCCGCCGTTGGCGTTCAAGCCCTTCAGGCCGGCGACGGCGATGGTGTCCAGGGCGCTCTTGTGGGCGTTGGCGTTCAGCGCGCTGTAGACGTCCTTGACCAGCACTTCGCTGCTGCTGCTGCCGGCCTGGGCCAGGATGTTCGAGCCCAGATCGGCGAAACCGATCTTGATGTTCACGGTGACGTCATTGCTGATCGTCTTGTTCCAGTAGTTGGCCGCTTTCTGGAAGGCCAGCAAGGCGTCGGGCGATGCGGCATAGCTGTTGTTCGTGTCCCACAACACGATGTTCAGCGCGCTCGCCGGTGCGACGCAGGCCAGGGCGGCTGCGGCCGCAACAATGTTCAAAAGGACTGACTTTTTCACTTTGACTCCTCCATATGTGTTCGATCGACCACTCGATCAGGGGCTTTCGAACGGGTGCCTCGGATGGGTTGGCGGGATCTTGTGAATGCGCCGCCGGGGAGTCAGAGGATAGTGAAATAGTTCACGCAGTAACGACTCAAGCACCCCCCGTGTGCGGGGCGGGTATTCACCGGCGTGCGAGTGTCATGGGCTTGTGGCAGGAGTGGGCCGGCGTCAAAGCCGGTGGTCGGTTGGTTTGCCGGTTTCAGAGTGAGAGGCCGCAGCCACCGAGCGCGGCGGCAGGCGGATCGATGCCCTTCAGCCGACAGCCGAGGCGGTTGCTCAGGGGGCGGCGGACAGGGTTGTTCGCAATTTGCTTGACAGCCCCATCCCGCTTTGGCGATTCACCGGCGAGAGGAGAATTGATACAAACAATTCAATGCGCAATTTCGATGGCGCCTCGCCTCCGCGCTGGCCCCGCCCGATGCAGGCTCAACCGCTCAACCGCTCCATCCCCGGCAGGTCACAGGCGTAGACGGCGTTGCGCAGCGCAGCGATCGCCTCGTAGCGGGTGAAGGTGCGGCGCCAGGCCAGCACCACGCGGCGGGTGGGCACCGGCGCCTGGAAGGGGACGTAGCGCAGGTGGGGCGAGGCCTCCTTGGGCACGCTCAGCAGCGGCACCACCGTCACGCCCATGCCCGAGGCCACCATGTGCTTGATGGTCTCCAGCGAGCTGCCCTCGAAGCTCTTGCGTATGCCCTCGGCGTCGCTGGAGAAGCGGGCGAACTCGGGGCAGACCTCCAGCACATGGTCGCGGAAGCAGTGGCCGGTGCCCAGCAGCAGCATGGTCTCGCGCTTCAGCTCCTCGGACGAGATGCTCGCGCGTGCGGCCAGCGGGTGGCTGGCCGGCACCGCCACGATGAACGGCTCGTCATACAGCGGCGCCACGGCCAGGCCGGTGTCGGGGAAGGGCTCGGCCATGATGGCGCAGTCCAGCTCGCCGGTGCGGAGCATCTCCAGCAGCTTGACGGTGAAGTTCTCCTGCAGCATCAGCGGCATCTGCGGAAAGCGCTCGATCGCATTCTTCACCAGCGCCGGCAGCAGATAGGGGCCGATGGTGTAAATGATGCCCAGGCGCAATGCCCCGGCCAGCGGGTCCTTGCCGCGCTTGGCGATCTCCTTGATGGCGGCCGCCTGCTCGATCACCATCTGCGCCTGGCGCACGATCTCCTCGCCCAGCGCCGTGACGCTGACCTCGCTGGCGCCCCGCTCGAAGATCTTCAGGTCCAGCTCCTCCTCCAGCTTCTTGATCGCCACGCTGAGCGTCGGCTGCGACACATAGCAGGCCTCGGCGGCGCGGCCAAAGTGCTTCTCGCGGGCAACGGCGACGATGTAGCGGAGTTCGGTCAGGGTCATGCGTCTCTTTCTGTACGGGTGCGGCAAGCGCAGTGCTGTGCAAATGTAGCGGCCCGCATTGCCTGATTGCTTGACATGATGATGGCGGCACCGGAGCGCAGGCCCCAGAGGGCTTTCCCGGCGACCCGTCCCGGCCGGTCGCCGCCCGGAGCGGCCACAATCGCGCCCCATGACCGACGCCAATCCACCGTTGCTGCAGATCAGCCACCTGACCTTTGCCTACCCCGGCCGCGCCATCGTTGAGGACTGGTCCCAGGATTTCGGCCCCGGGGTCAGCCTGTTGCGTGCACCTGATGGCGCCGGCACTTCGACCCTGCTGCGGCTGATGGCGGGCACGCTGGAGCCCGCGGCAGGCCGCTTGACGGCCGCGGGCATAGACGCCGCGGCCGAGCCCCGGGCCTATGCCCGCCAGGTGATCGCCTTCGATGCCGAGCTGCAGGCTTTCCGGCAGCAGACGGCGCTGGACTACTTCGCCCATGTGTGCAGCCGCCATGAGCTGCGCGAGCCGGGGCAGTGGGAGCGGCACACCGCCGGCTTCCAGCTCGAACCGCATCTGCACAAGCCCATGTACATGCTGTCCACCGGCTCGCGGCGCAAGGTCGGCCTGGCGGCAGTCTTGAGCGTGCAGGCCGCGGTCTGTCTGCTGGACGAACCGCTGGCGGCGCTGGACCTGGCCTCGATCCGTCACTTCGCTGCCGCACTGGCCGGCTACGCTGCAGCCGGTGGCACGGCCTGGGTGCTCGCCAGCCACCAGGCCTTGCCCGAGTCATTGCCCGTTCACGCTACCATTGACTTCACACCCATCCTCTAGCCAGGGCCGCAGCGGCCCGGCGTCCATCAGTCAACCTTTTTGTGAATTCACCATGTCCATGATGAACCTGCGTTCCCTGTTCGCGCGTGCGGCCCTGACGGCCGGCGTGGTTTCGCTGGCTGCCTGCGGCGGTGGCGGCAGCGACCCCGCTCCCGCCCCAGCGCCCCAGGTGATTGGCTCGCCCAATCCCAAGCCCACCGCACCAGCCACCGTGTGCAGCGCCGCCGGCATTGCCGCCGCCAAGCTGACCACCAATGCGGCCGTGTGCATGCTGACCAGCGATGGCGAGATCGTGTTCGAGTTGCGCGCCGACAAGGCCCCGGTCTCGGTGGCCAACTTCCTGAAATATGTGAAGGACGGCTTCTATACCAACACCATCTTCCACCGCGTCTCCAAGGTCGCCGGCGTGCAGGTGGTGCAGGGTGGCGGCTTTGCCACCGGCACCGTGCTCAAGGCGGCGACCTATGCCGCCATCGCGCTGGAAAGCGAGAACGGCCTGAAGAATGTGCGCGGCAGCCTGGCCATGGCCCGCACCGATGTGGCCGACTCGGCCACCAGCCAGTTCTACGTCAACACCGCCGACAACAGCGGCACCCTGGACTTCAAGGCCACCACCCCGGCGACAAAGAACGGCTATGCCGTCTATGGCAGCGTGATTTCGGGCATCGACTCAGTCGACAAGATCTATAACGAGGCTGTGTTGAATGCGGCGCGTGAGGTGCCGGCGGTCGAAGTGCTGATCTACTGGGCTCAACAGATCCAGTGAGGCCTCAAGCGGATTGGGTTGTTCGCTGACTGCTTGACATTGGTAACAATCAAGTAACAAGCCACATCCCAGTCAACAGCGCCGGCCGAGAGCGCGTTGTGCCACGACACCAGTTCCGGAGTCAGCACAATGCGCTCTTTTGTTTTGCGCGCGGCCACCCTCGCCGGCGTGGCTTGTTTGGCCTTTTTGACCGCCTGTGGCGGGGGCGGCGAAGTCATCGTCTACGAGCCCGATCCGCTGCCCCGGCCTCAGCCCAATCCCTACCCTTACCCCAGCACCAACAGCTGCAGCGCCACCGGCCTGGCCGCTTCGGCGCTGAGCAGCTACAGCACCGTCTGCATGCTGACCAGCAGCGGCGAAATTGTCATCGAGCTGTACACCGCGTATGCACCGGTCACGGTCAACAACTTCCTGCGCCAGGTGGCCGACGGCTTCTACAGCAACACCATCGTCCACCGTGTGGACCGCGACTTCGTCATGCAGGGCGGCGGCTACGTCAGCGGCAACATCCCGCTGGCACCGCGCTACGCGCCGATTGCGCTGGAAAGCAACAACGGCCTGAGCAATCTGCGCGGCGCCATCGCGATGGCGCGCGGCAGCGATCCCAACTCGGCCACCAGCCAGTTCTTCATCAACGCCCGTGACAACACCTCGCTGGACTACAAGAGTTCGGCGCCCGGCCAGCAGGGCTATGCGGTGTTCGGTCGCGTGATCTCGGGCATGGCCACGGTGGACGCGATCAACACCGTGCCGGTCTATCGCTACAGCGATGTGGACATCCGGCCGCGCACCGAGGTGCTGGTGTATTGGGTCCAGCGACTCAAATGATGATGGTCTAGGCCTTCAGAAACTCCGCCTTGCTGCCCAGCCAGCGCGCCACATGCTTGGCTGCGGCCTCCGGGTGCTGATCGAGCAGCCTGGGCGCCAGGCGCCGGGCATGCTCGAGCAGCTTGATGTCCTCGGTCAGGTCGGCAAAGCGCAGCAGCTGGGCGCCTGACTGCCGGGCGCCCATGAACTCGCCCGGCCCGCGTATCTCCAGATCGCGGCGGGCGATCTCGAAGCCGTCATTCGTCTCGGCCATGGCCTTCAGCCGGGCCTTGCCCGTGTCTGACAACGGCGCCGTGTACATCAGCACGCAGACGCTGGCCACCGCCCCGCGCCCGACGCGGCCGCGCAGCTGGTGCAGCTGGCTCAGGCCGAAGCGCTCGGCATGCTCGATCACCATCAGGCTGGCATTGGGCACATCGACGCCGACCTCGATCACCGTGGTGGCCACCAGCACGCTCATCTGGTTGGCGGTGAACTGGGCCATCACCGCCGCTTTCTCGGCCGGCGGCATGCGGCCGTGCAGCAGGCCCACCGCGTGGCCGGGCAGGGCTTCGGCAAGATGCTGGTGCGTCTCGGTGGCGTTCTGCAGATCCAGCGTCTCGCTCTCCTCGATCAGCGGGCAGACCCAGTAGACCTGCGCCCCCTTGGCCACCTCGTCGCGTATCTTCTCGATCACGTTCTCGC
It contains:
- a CDS encoding peptidylprolyl isomerase, with the translated sequence MRSFVLRAATLAGVACLAFLTACGGGGEVIVYEPDPLPRPQPNPYPYPSTNSCSATGLAASALSSYSTVCMLTSSGEIVIELYTAYAPVTVNNFLRQVADGFYSNTIVHRVDRDFVMQGGGYVSGNIPLAPRYAPIALESNNGLSNLRGAIAMARGSDPNSATSQFFINARDNTSLDYKSSAPGQQGYAVFGRVISGMATVDAINTVPVYRYSDVDIRPRTEVLVYWVQRLK
- a CDS encoding NF038122 family metalloprotease encodes the protein MKKSVLLNIVAAAAALACVAPASALNIVLWDTNNSYAASPDALLAFQKAANYWNKTISNDVTVNIKIGFADLGSNILAQAGSSSSEVLVKDVYSALNANAHKSALDTIAVAGLKGLNANGGLQMRVNGYADGANQIGVDTTIGSRNTSGNDAINRVLDVNTSVQKALGLANPAGPKYDATITFSSTFGFDYNPTNGTATGKYDFTAVAIHELGHSLGFVSGADTFDYFGRGSGPGAAQLESGAFGSKRLDDFAIGSVLDLFRYGASPATPDGHLQLQWGANKGAFFSIDGVNPFNFGSADQSVASFSTGAYNGDHSQASHWKDTDLFPDAGNPGCYLGGRDIGIMDPTGTPCANGKVTQNDLAAFDAMGWNLSVDALQQKKYSMDTSDIYKMDGLAVVAVPEPATWAQLLLGVGVVGGLMRRRKIGSDKA
- a CDS encoding LysE family translocator → MEASNSLWIYFALTLGVIALPGMDMAFVAGSALTAGVRGGLLAVAGIVVGGIIHVLVNVSGVSALLMLWPGAFNALLLGGSAYMAWIGWGILASTLKPAVAGSASVPQRPQGPASAIFLRGVLNCLLNPKAYAFMLAVFPAFLRTPGRGLAEQAVLLSAITAGNQIAVYGAIAVAAAGAQRWAGPGRDARRWISAAVGATLIAAAVFTLAGAWQPASAQTTEGPTMTSPSTPVADASHDFDFLIGKWDISNRRLLKQLQGSNEWETFKATNHAHLLPGGIGNYDEFVPVGWRPGFVGMSLRVFNPQTQAWSIFWLTNRDGGIDARTHGLQPPVVGRFEGDTGLFYGEEVMDGRLTGVRFEWTRLGPNAARWQQAFSVDGGKSWEVNWVMDLTRQRAVQ
- a CDS encoding ATP-binding cassette domain-containing protein; the protein is MTDANPPLLQISHLTFAYPGRAIVEDWSQDFGPGVSLLRAPDGAGTSTLLRLMAGTLEPAAGRLTAAGIDAAAEPRAYARQVIAFDAELQAFRQQTALDYFAHVCSRHELREPGQWERHTAGFQLEPHLHKPMYMLSTGSRRKVGLAAVLSVQAAVCLLDEPLAALDLASIRHFAAALAGYAAAGGTAWVLASHQALPESLPVHATIDFTPIL
- a CDS encoding peptidylprolyl isomerase; translation: MSMMNLRSLFARAALTAGVVSLAACGGGGSDPAPAPAPQVIGSPNPKPTAPATVCSAAGIAAAKLTTNAAVCMLTSDGEIVFELRADKAPVSVANFLKYVKDGFYTNTIFHRVSKVAGVQVVQGGGFATGTVLKAATYAAIALESENGLKNVRGSLAMARTDVADSATSQFYVNTADNSGTLDFKATTPATKNGYAVYGSVISGIDSVDKIYNEAVLNAAREVPAVEVLIYWAQQIQ
- a CDS encoding hydrogen peroxide-inducible genes activator; translation: MTLTELRYIVAVAREKHFGRAAEACYVSQPTLSVAIKKLEEELDLKIFERGASEVSVTALGEEIVRQAQMVIEQAAAIKEIAKRGKDPLAGALRLGIIYTIGPYLLPALVKNAIERFPQMPLMLQENFTVKLLEMLRTGELDCAIMAEPFPDTGLAVAPLYDEPFIVAVPASHPLAARASISSEELKRETMLLLGTGHCFRDHVLEVCPEFARFSSDAEGIRKSFEGSSLETIKHMVASGMGVTVVPLLSVPKEASPHLRYVPFQAPVPTRRVVLAWRRTFTRYEAIAALRNAVYACDLPGMERLSG
- a CDS encoding NF038122 family metalloprotease, with the translated sequence MNIVAAAAALACVAPASALNIVLHDTTGGFSSSANGAAALLSFQKAANYWNKTLTNDVTINIEIGFKALATGVLGSTASYKQDVSVADTYHALKTTGTSALDAIATANLTPLNANGSLAMRVNPYKDVANHWGYNNSADVGSVLNNKNGYLNQVLYANQSVVKALGLSGAALNPAQKYDATINFSSNFGFDFDPRNGIGNGLYDFTAVATHELGHALGFVSGTDYFDLYGFGKFQGQQGPYAQSLLDGKANLEQDSLGSTLDLFRYGNAVNGDGTYQLMWAANKTAFFSIDRKHVFNLPDVDQESAFFSTGRYTGDGQQASHWKDNLGAVDAGSPTCILGTRAVGIMDPTSGSCDMGEVTQNDLAAFDAMGWNTSVDVLASGKYSVDSKQIFEMPGVAAVPEPATWAQLLLGVGLIGGLLNRRRKAGDAA